The sequence below is a genomic window from Paenibacillus silvisoli.
ATCGGTAATCTCGAAGCGGATGCGCGATACGATCGTGTTGTAAAAATCGCCCCACCCGTGATAACCGTCAATGGCCAGCTCCGCAGCGAGCGCTTCTTCCTTTGGCGGCAGCTTCTCCTTGACCAATTCACGGCGCTCATTGAGATAGAAAGCGACCGGCGACACGTTCGCCGTCCCCAGCCAGCTCGTCCAGCTCGCGTCATCCATGCGCAGCAACTGCTCATCGTAGCTGGTCAAGGCGGCGCTAAACTTCGCCATTAACGTTTTGACGCGGTCGTTAAGGCCGTTGGCCGCCGCATCCTTCATTTCCTGCGCCTGCAGGCAGCCGACGAAGGAATCCGATTGGCGAAGCCGCATCAGAATCGATTGAACCAGCTCCGTCCAAGCGGACAGCTGCTCCAACGAGGCATCAGCGCCGCCCTCGGAAGCATCCGCTAAGCCGCGGGTCAGCTCCTCAATATCCCGCTCCACCCCCTTCAGCTCCTCGGCAAAAGCAGCCGAACCCGAGCCGCCGGCATAAATCGTTTCCAAATTCCAAGACATCGGTAATGATGATGGCATATGTAACCTCCTCGTTATTCGCGTTGCGTAATCGACCCCCGCGGTGTATAACTGAATTATAACGCCATCACAGCTTCATTTTCCAATCTAGAAGGAGTGAATCCCATGACCCAACCATTGCAGCTCTCGCCGGAGACCGCCGTGAAGCTGGCCAAAGAGCTGAATGTCCCGCTGGAGCATTTGATGCATATGCCGAAACATATTTTGCTGCAGAAAATCGCGGAGCTTGCGAAAAAATCGGCCGCCGAGGCTGAAGATAAAGGAGCTTCCGACACGTGATCCCTTTCGAACGCGCGTGGCCTTATGACATTGTCATGAAGGACGTGTATGTGCCAAGCTGCCCATTCTGCAGCAAAGATAATGTGCTGCTTCCGCTTCGGCCTCGCGAGCTGAGCGATATTCGGACAGGCAAGAAGAGACTGCTCGTCTTCCCGTGCTGCCACAACCGCGTGACGGTCGTGGATGCCGACCAGGACTACTTGCTTACCGATACGAAGCTGCGCCGCGCCTAATTCTACGCCATCAAAAAAGCCGTCCGTACCCTTAACGAGAAGGGTTCGAACGGCTTTTTCATGTTTAGGCATTCATCGCGGCAGGCTCTTCTTCGTCGAAATGATCGTACTGCTGCTGCTCGCGAAGCAGCTGCCACTGGTCGCGGCAAGCCCGGATCATCGACGCGTCCGTAATCCGTTTGTCGTTCACGACCCGCGAGAACCAGCGAACCGCCTTGTTCGGTTCGCCGACCCGGCGATGCAGCTCGCCGATCAAATACATGAGCTTCGCGTTGTCGAGCGAGCCGCTCTCCGTTTCGAAGACGGCCACATACGAATCGAGCGCATAGCGCAGGAAACGCTGTTCCTGCTCCGTATTGTTCTCGTACCGGTACAGCCATGCGATATGATGGAGAATGCCGGCAATGACGCGTTCCTTCTCCTCGATGATGCCGCCGCAGAGCAGCGCGAGCTTGTAGCATTC
It includes:
- a CDS encoding YycC family protein, producing the protein MTQPLQLSPETAVKLAKELNVPLEHLMHMPKHILLQKIAELAKKSAAEAEDKGASDT
- a CDS encoding DUF2225 domain-containing protein, with amino-acid sequence MEPLFQTSITCICCESTYKTSRVRPSFKKPAGRDTDFCSHYKTECNPDFYVVRICPTCGFASTENGKSAMTDAQKRKYKDSLGDRWTFRDYGGTRSKEQALECYKLALLCGGIIEEKERVIAGILHHIAWLYRYENNTEQEQRFLRYALDSYVAVFETESGSLDNAKLMYLIGELHRRVGEPNKAVRWFSRVVNDKRITDASMIRACRDQWQLLREQQQYDHFDEEEPAAMNA